CATTTGACCATTGAATTCTTGGCCTTACTCTTCGTGGTGTCATTCACAATCCCCCCAAATTCCTTTGAGAAGATTATACACCACTATCAACCATATTGCAATGTTATTTTACGAACTGACTACTAGTTCTAACACCCACTTGTAGCTTCGCGACTGTCAGCACCGCCTTTTCCCCAAGTCGAATTACCGCTAATCAGCAAGATTCAACGAGGCATTGCGCGGATCCGGTTATAGAGAGCCTTTTTAATTCACTAGATATTTCCCAGATAATATGGCTGTATTGTCTTGTATCAAAATGTAATTCCTTTAACCGGTATTTTCGGCATGTCCAGCCTCGATCCGGTCTATTTCCCTTTTACTTCATGACAACGTGAGGGCTGGACCCATGATGGAGCAATAATGAAAGATCTGCCGGAATGGGTTCACCTTCCGCTGAAAGCGCATAAAAGGATAACCCTATGCTGTTTCGTAATTCGTAGAGAAGGTTGCAGAGCGCATCCCAGTCATCTTGGAGCATAGGTTTGTTCAATTCAAAAATCAGAGTACCTATGGCTCTTCCATATAAAAATTTCCGCATGCCCAAGAGGGCATGATATTCACCACCCTCGATGTCCATCTTTACAAGATCTAGCCTAGGAGTTTGGGCCAAGAGGGTATCTATAGATTCGGTGAAGACTTCCACACTCTCCACAGTATCATTATAATGGAGGAAATAATCATCGCCATGTTTATGGATCGACGAATTACCGGTAAATCTCTTGGTACAATGAAAGCTGAGGGTCCCTTTATGATGAATATATCGCTTTATTAATGATGCTAGTACGATCGCTAAGGTAGTTAATTGACAAATTGTCTGCGAGAATCGGTATGAGATAGGGATTGGCTTCACAGGCGAATACATGCCCAACCGGACCTACAAGGTGGCCCAATAAGACCGAATAGTAGCCGATATTCGCCCCTATGTCCACCACCACCTGACCTGCCTTTACTTGATGCAACAGGAATTTGGTCAGAGGCAACTCTATTACTCCATTGATGATTAGATCGGGGCTAATACTTAAATCATCCGCGGGGACGATTAGCCTCCCGC
This sequence is a window from Bacillota bacterium. Protein-coding genes within it:
- a CDS encoding FkbM family methyltransferase, whose amino-acid sequence is MKPIPISYRFSQTICQLTTLAIVLASLIKRYIHHKGTLSFHCTKRFTGNSSIHKHGDDYFLHYNDTVESVEVFTESIDTLLAQTPRLDLVKMDIEGGEYHALLGMRKFLYGRAIGTLIFELNKPMLQDDWDALCNLLYELRNSIGLSFYALSAEGEPIPADLSLLLHHGSSPHVVMK
- a CDS encoding FkbM family methyltransferase, producing MHGVYIGNNRMLVSPLWGGRLIVPADDLSISPDLIINGVIELPLTKFLLHQVKAGQVVVDIGANIGYYSVLLGHLVGPVGHVFACEANPYLIPILADNLSINYLSDRTSIINKAIYSS